From one Halothece sp. PCC 7418 genomic stretch:
- a CDS encoding choice-of-anchor L domain-containing protein, translating to MEDEMPIFSPFNPETDDPITLVEAILEEGSSLTIDPDSISYSGGFITEPQTSFYDGSLELNIDSGILLTSGDATPPTENTESGYTVNQEGNTDEDLQAVADSAFESAGTVQDANILEFSFTVDDPDVTSVTFDLLFGSDEFPEFSDSSFVDVAAVFVNGENQALFNNDENQPLSIINENLALGNFIDNDSGGLLPENFGGETRTLPIEYDGVSSALTIFAPVNQGENTVKIGVGDTGDQALDSGLFVANFGTSTIGDGGGSGVLIDILGTAEDDELTGTGGNDFIQGFEGNDIVDPGAGNDVIDLGPDNDTLIGGNGDNNADGGEGEDTGSYSGSFAETNVEIIDENTVQVGENTDTLTNFEFLEFDDQTVEIASLQDDSEPEPTPEGVELFAEADDEVLDGSAGDDLLEAVGFSGNTLNGFAGVDELIAGTNGTLNGGEGDDILEATPSGGGNVLNGEAGDDDLFGGNVPDNPDTLNGGDGNDRLFAGLAGNTLSGGAGSDQFWIAQAELPQSSILITDFAQGTDVIGIDGLGDIVATFEDLNIQQTDNTIISVTAEGEEIPLAVLEDFTDSLTADDFALDGVVPEPPELPTVELSVDPTSGSEAEETVFTLTATASEAVSEEQTVDLTLGGDVDADDFAGEIPTAISIAEGETSGSVSLTVNDDTVQEGEETATFTISNPSEGLSLGDVVAVESAIADNDDDPTPAGDEIFRFFNTVTGGHFYTASAEERDFVNNNLPDYEFEGTAFLAAQEDDENATPVFRFYNPAEGEHFYTASEEEKEFVEDNLSQFVSEGTAFFAYEESLSETVPVFRFFDAEGGGHFYTSFTDESNFIQENLPDYDFEGTAFFANPVSEAEVV from the coding sequence ATGGAAGACGAAATGCCAATTTTTAGTCCTTTTAATCCAGAAACGGATGACCCAATCACTCTAGTTGAGGCAATTCTAGAAGAGGGATCAAGCCTCACAATTGACCCTGATAGTATTTCCTATAGCGGTGGGTTTATTACTGAACCACAAACATCCTTCTATGATGGCAGTCTGGAACTCAATATTGATTCTGGTATCTTGCTCACATCGGGGGATGCGACACCTCCCACTGAAAATACAGAAAGCGGATATACTGTCAACCAAGAGGGCAATACTGATGAAGATCTTCAAGCTGTTGCCGATAGTGCATTTGAAAGTGCTGGAACGGTTCAGGATGCTAACATCCTAGAATTTTCATTTACGGTTGATGATCCTGATGTTACTTCAGTAACGTTTGATCTACTCTTTGGCTCTGATGAATTTCCTGAATTTTCTGATTCCTCATTTGTTGATGTTGCTGCTGTTTTTGTCAATGGGGAAAATCAAGCACTCTTTAACAATGATGAGAACCAACCCCTCAGTATTATTAATGAAAATCTAGCTCTGGGTAATTTCATTGATAATGACAGTGGTGGTCTGCTGCCAGAAAATTTTGGCGGTGAAACCCGTACTTTGCCCATTGAATACGATGGTGTTAGCTCTGCATTAACCATTTTTGCTCCTGTTAATCAAGGAGAAAATACTGTAAAAATTGGTGTTGGTGATACTGGTGACCAAGCGCTGGATTCTGGTTTATTTGTTGCTAACTTTGGCACCAGCACCATTGGTGATGGCGGTGGTAGCGGTGTCCTCATTGATATTTTAGGCACAGCAGAAGATGATGAGCTCACCGGTACAGGCGGTAATGATTTCATCCAAGGCTTTGAAGGAAACGATATAGTCGATCCAGGGGCTGGCAACGATGTCATTGATCTCGGACCTGATAATGATACCTTGATTGGCGGTAATGGCGATAACAACGCTGATGGCGGTGAAGGAGAGGATACTGGAAGCTATAGCGGTTCCTTTGCTGAAACTAATGTTGAAATTATTGATGAGAATACGGTTCAAGTTGGAGAGAACACAGACACTCTAACTAACTTTGAGTTCTTAGAATTTGATGACCAAACCGTAGAAATTGCTAGCTTACAAGATGATTCCGAACCCGAACCCACACCAGAAGGGGTGGAACTCTTTGCTGAAGCTGATGATGAGGTATTAGACGGATCAGCAGGAGATGATCTCCTAGAAGCAGTTGGTTTTAGTGGGAATACACTGAATGGATTCGCAGGGGTTGATGAACTCATTGCAGGAACGAATGGTACTCTCAATGGCGGAGAGGGTGATGATATCTTAGAAGCCACTCCTAGCGGTGGCGGAAATGTCCTCAACGGTGAAGCTGGAGATGATGATTTATTCGGTGGCAATGTTCCTGATAATCCTGATACGTTAAATGGTGGCGATGGTAACGACCGTCTATTTGCTGGGTTAGCGGGTAATACCCTCAGTGGCGGGGCTGGTAGCGATCAGTTCTGGATCGCGCAAGCGGAACTTCCCCAATCTTCGATCTTGATTACTGATTTTGCTCAAGGAACAGATGTTATCGGTATTGATGGTTTAGGTGATATTGTTGCCACCTTTGAGGATTTAAATATTCAGCAAACGGATAATACAATTATCTCTGTTACTGCTGAGGGAGAAGAGATTCCCCTCGCTGTTTTAGAGGACTTTACTGATTCGTTAACGGCAGATGATTTTGCCTTAGATGGTGTTGTCCCTGAACCTCCTGAATTACCTACTGTTGAACTTTCTGTTGACCCCACCAGTGGTAGTGAAGCTGAAGAAACTGTCTTTACTCTCACCGCTACTGCTTCGGAAGCTGTCAGTGAGGAACAAACGGTTGATTTAACCCTTGGTGGCGATGTGGATGCAGACGATTTTGCAGGTGAGATTCCCACCGCGATCAGTATTGCTGAGGGGGAAACCAGTGGCTCAGTGAGCTTAACGGTCAATGATGATACAGTCCAAGAAGGAGAGGAAACTGCCACCTTTACCATTTCTAATCCCAGTGAGGGCTTGAGTCTGGGAGATGTGGTCGCGGTAGAGAGCGCGATCGCGGATAATGACGACGATCCGACTCCTGCTGGTGATGAAATCTTCCGATTCTTTAATACGGTAACAGGAGGACACTTCTACACAGCCAGTGCAGAGGAGCGAGATTTTGTTAACAATAATCTACCTGACTATGAATTTGAAGGAACTGCTTTCTTAGCAGCCCAAGAAGACGACGAGAATGCAACGCCAGTCTTCCGCTTTTATAATCCTGCTGAAGGAGAACACTTCTATACAGCCAGTGAAGAAGAGAAAGAGTTTGTTGAAGATAATCTTTCTCAATTCGTGTCGGAAGGGACTGCTTTC